Sequence from the Pelotomaculum isophthalicicum JI genome:
AGTTTGAAATGGGTATAGTGGCGTTTTCCATGTTATTCCCCCCTTTGCTGTTTCCCTATATCCAGGAAGGAAACATGGCGCAAACCTTCATAATCATTATTATGGGTCACCAGCAAAGCGGCACGGGAAGGGCCTTCCAGCCATTGGGACAGAGTCAGGTGCAGGGCCCGGCGCGATTCTTCGTCCAAAGCCGCGGCGGGCTCGTCCAGCAGCATAACCTTGGGGCCGATTAGCAATGCCCTGACGAAGGCCAGCCTGGCGGCCTCACCTCCGGAAAGCGTTCTGGCGTCCTGTTCCCATAGACTATCACTAAGCAGCAATTTCTTCATATAAATCCTGGCTTGGTCCAGATTCAATCCTCTTTTGGACAGCAGCTTTGTCTCAAAGGGTTTGGCCAGGTTGCCGGCAACCGTTCCGTCGAAGAGGGCCGGCTTTTGGGCCAGGTAGTGCACGTCAGCTCTCCAGGTGGTCCCCGGTATCTGCAGCCAGTTCTGTCCTTCCAGGAAGACATCCCCGCTGTCACAGGGCTGTAGCCTGGCCAGGATCCGGAGCAAGGTGGATTTCCCCGACCCCGAATAGCCTTGCACCACCAGGATATTGCCGGACGCTACCGAGCCGGAAACAGTAACTTGGCGCGATTGGCCAAAACCAAGGGTGTAGGTTACGTCGTTAAATTGAAAATGCATTTTTTATACCTGCCTAAATTCCGATAAATATCTCCCGGTGATCCAATACTAATATTCATTGTGCGCTTCAAGCCTATGTTTCTTCTTCTTTTACCAGGCGAATAGACCAGGAAGATATTTTACCGGCCGCATTGTATAAGACGCCTTTTCCGATATACTCTGAGTCATTAATTTTTGTCAAAAATTCAGAGCCGAATAAATCTCCTTTTTCAGTGCTGAACAAGGAAATAATTGAATCGTCAATGACCACGAATCTTCCTAATAATGTCCCCAGCCCTGGGTTAAAGGATTTCCACGAAGTAAAGTCCTTTTCGAAGGGGACGATTTCATAGTCGTTTCTTAATTCTACCGGGTCTTCTCCTGAAAGAGTCATATAACTATTATTTAACCACAAATCATTAAGGTGGGTTATTTCGGACTGTCCTTCAACATTTGATGGATTACCGTTTTCATCATAATAGATCCCTTTTGCGAGCCATATGCCTTCTAAAAATAAATAAGTATGTTTCATAAATAACCTCCAAAATTTTATACTATCGGTGAACATAATTGTGAATGAACACTAAACACTTTTTAACATGGAATTAGTCAAAAGGCAAGATGAACAGTGAAAAAACAGCCGTTTATATAAACGGGGGAGGGGCCGTTGTATGAGCAATGACATTAAAATGAAGTTCGACCATGTTTCTATGAATTATGACCGTCAAAGAAAGCAGTTGATTCCTTGTTTCAATGATTTTTACGGTATCGCCGTATCATTAATCGAGCCGGTATGCGAAAGGCCAACTGTTTTAGACATCGGCGCCGGAACCGGACTTTTCTCTTCATTCCTCCTGGGCAAAATTCCTGAGGCAAGGTTAACTTTAATCGATATCTCGGAAAAGATGCTGCAGGTCGCTAAAGATAGATTTAAGAATGTAAGTGACGTAAAGTATATAGCCGGTGATTACACTAATTACGTTTCACCCCGGAAATATGACATGATCATTTCAGCTTTATCCATCCATCATCTTGATGACGATCAGAAGCTCAAATTGTACAAGCAGTGTTACTTGATGCTCAAACCAAACGGGATATTCATAAACGCTGATCAAGTAAGAGGAAACACGCCATATACTGACTCCATCTTTAAAAAACATTGGAAATCAGGTGTTGAAAACAGTGGACTATCAAGAGAAGAGATAGCGTCCGGCTACGAGAGAATCAAGCTGGATAAGGAAGCTACCCTTCCCCAACAACTAAGCTGGCTTGAAGAAGCCGGTTTCTCGGATGTTGACTGTGTTTATAAATACTATCATTTCGCGGTTATGTTCGGGAGAAAGCTGGTTTGATTTAATCATGTGGCTTAAGGTTTTCTTAAAAAATCAGCCAGAGGCTTGAACAGCGCCTCGATCGGCGCATTGGGCTTGAATGGCCGTATGCCGTATACCTGCGGGATGGTAAGGGCCATGCCGATGACCAGAAAGACTGAAAAAGCCGCCAATTCCCGCCACATCTTCTTCCGTACCAGGCCGGGCACCTCAAGCCAAATAATCAGCGCAAAAGCCAGCAGCACCAATATTATCATAAAACTTGTCAGCTCCCTTTCAGCGTTTTCTTCAATTCTGCTTTACTCCCTGCCCCCTGATTACGGCAACGACCAGCAGCAGGAGGGGGATGCCCGCCATAAATATCAGTTCGGCAGGCGCGAACAAACTCAGGAAAGCGAATAAATCCATAATACTGTCATGCGCCATGATGGACAGGGCCAAAAGGATTACCCCCACAGGCAAGACCAGCGGCTTGTAATCCTTCAGTTCCAGCCACTGGACGCTGCCCAGCACCGCCGCCCTGTATAGAATGCTGATTTTGATCAGGGCTCCGGCCACCCAGATAATCATAATGATAGGCTCCAGGCGATCCAGAAAATTGGCCAGGTGAATCATCCTGGCCCCGTTTAAGGCGGGGAAAAACCACCCGGCAGTGACCTCCGGACCGAATATAGCTATAATGTCAACAAATGCAATAATCATAAAAAACCTGGTGATTATAGTGGCCGACGCGGCAATTTTAAACGCTTCTTTTGTTTTATTCAAGTAAGGAATAAGTACAGCCATGATGAAGATTTCCCCCATCCAGAGAGCAGGCATTGCGGCGCCTTTGATAATAGGCACGGATCCGTTGTCAACAAAAACCGGCAGTAGTTTTTTCAAGTCCATTTCCGGGGTGGCCATAATCACCAGAAGAATATTCGACACCAGGATGACGGGCAGGACAATCTCATTTGCCCGGGTGAACACCTCCAGGCCGTTGCGCACAGCATAAGCGGCTATCCCAACAATTAGTATCATAAAAACAATCATTGGTGTTTCAGGCATAAAGGCGGAGACCAAAAAAGTGCCGTACTCCCTGATGATTTCGCCATTGATATGGATATAAAACCAGATGTACAGGAGAGCGACAACCTTCCCCGGCCATCTGCCCAGGATTGCCTCCGGATACTGAAAAATGGTTTTGCCCGGAAAACGCAAGCTTAGGTTTACCGCCAGCCAGGCGATTAGTAGACCCAAAAGGATGGCCAGCAGCATTGAGATCCAACTGTCCTGCTTGGCTAAACGAGCGACTGAGGAGGTAATAAAAATTGAGGCAGTGGCTATAACCATGCTCACCATCAAGAAAATTGCTTGTTTGCCCTCAATTTTGCCCCTTTCAAGCATGACCGCTCACCGCCTTCATTGCTTCATACTTACCTCCCCGCCGGGGTTGAAGTTTTATCCGGGCTATTCTTTTTCACTTGTTTTTCCAGCCTCTAAACCGCTGCGTCTCAAATGAGCTTCCACTGTAAAGTTAACCCCGGCGCCGGCGAATACCTCATCCCACCTGTCTTTCAACTCCGCCCACGCTTTGGGATACTTCCGGTGGAAAGCCGCCCCGAAATCAAAGATGTCCACCCCGTATTCCCGCTGGGCCTTCTCCAGGGTAAGTCTCGCTTTTTCTTCCACTTCTCCGGCCATTTCTTTTTCTACGGCCTCCCGCACCTCACGCTCCATGATTTCCTCGCCGGACTGCTGCTCCAATAAATCCCCTTCTACAACTATTTTCACATTAAACCATACCGACTCCCCGTCATACTGCGGTTGCGCTTCCGTATGACCACGGATAATATCGATAGACATTTCCTTACCCGGCTCGGTGAGGGAAGGGACACTGATAATCCCTTTCAAGACCTTGCCCCTGAGCCAGAGCAGCCCCCGGGTTTCCGATTCGTCCAGCCACCCCGCCAGCGTTTCACCACGAAACACAGCCGTCCCCGTTAGGGCGGCTCCTTTCTGCTGAACAGGTTTACCCGGTACCAATCCCCCCAAAGTAACTCCACGCTCGACAACGTCAACCCGGGAGGCGATGGGGTTGCTCCCTTTGGTGGCCAGCATAATGAGAAAATCTTTTAAGTTAACGGAATAGCCCGTTTTAGCCCTGGCCAAGTAACCGATGTCCTGTGCTGAAGTTTTTTCCAGTTCCGAATAGGTTTCCAGGATATCTTTAGCCTCCCCTTTGGCCACCATGACCCATATGGTTTCGCGGGGCTGCGGCGCGCGGGAGAAAAAATCCATATAGCGGCGTATGCCGCAGCGGGCCGCTTCTTCCCCAAAAACCAAAATCACGTTGTGTGCCCAGTAGATGTGACGGGAGATCCGGTTGGCCAGTTTTCTCTGGGCGTCGAGAACGGTTTCGCCTGTCCCGGAAACCACCCAGGTAGGCGGTTCCGTTCCAACAGCCCCCCCTGCAGACCCGCCGGCAGAAGCGCTGGGCTTGGCCAACTGTAAAGTCAGCCGGACTTGAGCATCGGGGGTGCGGTCAACCCCCGCTCCCAGTACAATAGCCAGTTCGTTGAGTTCTTTG
This genomic interval carries:
- a CDS encoding class I SAM-dependent methyltransferase, with translation MSNDIKMKFDHVSMNYDRQRKQLIPCFNDFYGIAVSLIEPVCERPTVLDIGAGTGLFSSFLLGKIPEARLTLIDISEKMLQVAKDRFKNVSDVKYIAGDYTNYVSPRKYDMIISALSIHHLDDDQKLKLYKQCYLMLKPNGIFINADQVRGNTPYTDSIFKKHWKSGVENSGLSREEIASGYERIKLDKEATLPQQLSWLEEAGFSDVDCVYKYYHFAVMFGRKLV
- a CDS encoding ABC transporter ATP-binding protein, whose product is MHFQFNDVTYTLGFGQSRQVTVSGSVASGNILVVQGYSGSGKSTLLRILARLQPCDSGDVFLEGQNWLQIPGTTWRADVHYLAQKPALFDGTVAGNLAKPFETKLLSKRGLNLDQARIYMKKLLLSDSLWEQDARTLSGGEAARLAFVRALLIGPKVMLLDEPAAALDEESRRALHLTLSQWLEGPSRAALLVTHNNDYEGLRHVSFLDIGKQQRGE
- a CDS encoding Ger(x)C family spore germination protein; the protein is MKKLLACLLLLFFMAGVSSGCWSRKELNELAIVLGAGVDRTPDAQVRLTLQLAKPSASAGGSAGGAVGTEPPTWVVSGTGETVLDAQRKLANRISRHIYWAHNVILVFGEEAARCGIRRYMDFFSRAPQPRETIWVMVAKGEAKDILETYSELEKTSAQDIGYLARAKTGYSVNLKDFLIMLATKGSNPIASRVDVVERGVTLGGLVPGKPVQQKGAALTGTAVFRGETLAGWLDESETRGLLWLRGKVLKGIISVPSLTEPGKEMSIDIIRGHTEAQPQYDGESVWFNVKIVVEGDLLEQQSGEEIMEREVREAVEKEMAGEVEEKARLTLEKAQREYGVDIFDFGAAFHRKYPKAWAELKDRWDEVFAGAGVNFTVEAHLRRSGLEAGKTSEKE
- a CDS encoding GerAB/ArcD/ProY family transporter; protein product: MLERGKIEGKQAIFLMVSMVIATASIFITSSVARLAKQDSWISMLLAILLGLLIAWLAVNLSLRFPGKTIFQYPEAILGRWPGKVVALLYIWFYIHINGEIIREYGTFLVSAFMPETPMIVFMILIVGIAAYAVRNGLEVFTRANEIVLPVILVSNILLVIMATPEMDLKKLLPVFVDNGSVPIIKGAAMPALWMGEIFIMAVLIPYLNKTKEAFKIAASATIITRFFMIIAFVDIIAIFGPEVTAGWFFPALNGARMIHLANFLDRLEPIIMIIWVAGALIKISILYRAAVLGSVQWLELKDYKPLVLPVGVILLALSIMAHDSIMDLFAFLSLFAPAELIFMAGIPLLLLVVAVIRGQGVKQN